The Drosophila subobscura isolate 14011-0131.10 chromosome A, UCBerk_Dsub_1.0, whole genome shotgun sequence genome includes the window CCCAAAATCATATATACAACAGATCAAAAAACTAATTCCAACTATTCTAACTTTTCTTATTGTTTAGGAAAGCTAAAGGGAAAGCCACATGGATACATCATGGAGCTGTAAGGTGCGCTCGCAGTCATCATGGGAAATGGTAACGCTTGTGGTGGTAAATTTGTGGCAGCCTGCGGATTTGTCTGCTTTGTATTccgctttcgcttttgcttttgcttcgaGACGGGTGCTGCTTCATCACTGGATGGTTCAGAATCTTCGCCATCGCCGTCGCCTGCCTTCTCATCGTCGTCGCCtgcctcctcatcgtcgtgcTTCATTTTCTTCTGTGGCGTTTTCTTGGTCTTCTTGGGAGtctttttctccttcttcgaCTTGCCAGGAGCGGACGAGAGTGTGGCGGTTGACAGTGCTGGCACGGCAAAACGTTGCTGCTCCACATTGAACATGGCCATCTGCTGCATGGCCATTTGCTGCATGGCCATCTGCTGCATGGCCATCTGCTCGAAATATGACTGCGGAGCAACGTTCATGTTCGGTGGCTTTGGACAGTCCTTGAGGCTATGATACTGGGCCGAGCAGTTAATGCAGATCATCTGCCACTCGAAGGATGTGTGGGAAATAAAAACGCAAGCAAAATGAGATTAGTTTATGTAACTAAAGCAGGAGGAAGTTCTTACCTTCTTGTCGCAAATTCCACAGCGATTGTCGggttttttcttggttttacttttgctggatttctgctgctcatcctcgtcctcgccCGCCTCGCTGCTCTCCTCATCGGTATCGGTTATGGTGTAGTGTCGCTTCAGAGTGCCCAAGCAAATGACATCCTCCTGGGATAGGCTTTTCTTCAATTTCTTAGATGTCTTGCCACTCGCTTCcttctcttttgttgctgttttgtttttagctggCGGTGGGCTATCATCACTGTCAGTGTCAGACCTCTCGGAAGATGAGGAAGACGAAGAGGAAGCTTGTGCCTTGGCCGCTGGTGGCTTAGCTGCTGGTGCCTTAGCTGCTGGTGCCTTAGCTGCTGGTGCCTTAGCTGCTGGTGGCTTGGCAGCTGGTGGCTTGGCAGCTGGTGGCTTGGCAGATGGTGGCTTGGCAGATAGTGGCTTGGCAGCTGGTGGCTCCACCTTCGTTTTCACGACTTGCGCTGTGACCACTTCACCAGGCTCTAAGCTCCAGTCTGAGCTACTGGAAGAGCTCTCATCGCTGCTCTCATCGCTGCTCTCCGCTGGCTTTTCGACAGGCTTCGGTCCAGGCTTCACAGCTGGAGCGTCTTTCTTCTCCTTATTGATGTTAACGCCAACAAATGGCACTGCCGGTTTCGGTTCA containing:
- the LOC117894421 gene encoding protein mushroom body miniature-like, with the translated sequence MPNAVFYYDPIVPQPPVMGGGLEVPLLPEITMKSLPLAAEPLVIEPKPAVPFVGVNINKEKKDAPAVKPGPKPVEKPAESSDESSDESSSSSSDWSLEPGEVVTAQVVKTKVEPPAAKPLSAKPPSAKPPAAKPPAAKPPAAKAPAAKAPAAKAPAAKPPAAKAQASSSSSSSSERSDTDSDDSPPPAKNKTATKEKEASGKTSKKLKKSLSQEDVICLGTLKRHYTITDTDEESSEAGEDEDEQQKSSKSKTKKKPDNRCGICDKKMICINCSAQYHSLKDCPKPPNMNVAPQSYFEQMAMQQMAMQQMAMQQMAMFNVEQQRFAVPALSTATLSSAPGKSKKEKKTPKKTKKTPQKKMKHDDEEAGDDDEKAGDGDGEDSEPSSDEAAPVSKQKQKRKRNTKQTNPQAATNLPPQALPFPMMTASAPYSSMMYPCGFPFSFPKQ